DNA from Streptomyces sp. NBC_01260:
CGGCCCGGTGACGCGCACCGACCCCACCACGGCGTTTCCAGAATCGATTCGCCCGGATACTACGCCGGGGCCCGTAGGCGGCGAACGGCGTTTCGAAGGGTGACGGTACGCACGCCCGCGATCCGACCGGGCCTGCCCGCCGTGCCTCACGCCAGGTGGAACACCTCGATGAGCGGCACCATCGCGTCGTCCGCCGCCTCCGGCTGCTGGAAGAAGTCCGCCATGTCCCGCTGCCACCGCTCGTTCACCTCGGTGGCGGCCATCGCCTGACGTGCCGCGTCGAAGTCCTCCGTCTCCAGATAGC
Protein-coding regions in this window:
- a CDS encoding L-rhamnose mutarotase, with translation MQRVCFLLNVREDRIGEYRERHAAVWPDMLAALSAAGWHNYSLFLREDGLLVGYLETEDFDAARQAMAATEVNERWQRDMADFFQQPEAADDAMVPLIEVFHLA